In Indicator indicator isolate 239-I01 chromosome 28, UM_Iind_1.1, whole genome shotgun sequence, one DNA window encodes the following:
- the GARNL3 gene encoding GTPase-activating Rap/Ran-GAP domain-like protein 3 → MPFSGAPGSFTASCCWCPAPLRALCSVSEDLGCRRGEFSRKHYGSVELLISSDADGAIQRAGRFRVENGSSGENTDYTPGTWHRTDVHLENPEYHTRWYYKYFLGKVHQNYIGTDAEKNPFFLSVVLSDQNNQRVPQYHSILWRKTGTQKICLPYSPTKTLSVKSILSAMSLDKFEKGPREIFHPEIQKDLLVLEEQEVNGSVNFKFGVLYAKDGQLTDDEMFSNETGSESFQRFLHLLGDTIPLKGWTGYRGGLDTRNDTTGTSSIYTVFQGHEIMFHVSTMLPYSRENKQQVERKRHIGNDIVTIVFQEGEDSSPAFKPSMIRSHFTHIFALVRYNKQNDSYRLKIFSEESVPLFGPPLPSPPVFTNHQEFRDFVLVKLINGEKATLETPTFAQKRQRTLDMLIRSLYQDLMPDLHRNMLNRRSFSDVLPESPKSTRKKEEARQAEFVRLGQALKLKTTVKGDATANLATTSFCKKEPWESQSFCSNFPHEVVCADSWGQSLLVSTDVGILLIDDGQPSVQVFDKTLQIKQMHVLETLNLLIARTDRGKDSRVLVFRLSVVQKDIETKQIIRSKYDCRENKLERTKGCHLYAINTHHGSELRIVVAIRNKLLLVTKKYNPCTSSASSSLLSSSESPVEEFQYIREICLSDPPVVMTLVDGPTGDSDNMICVAYRHQFDLVNESTGESYRLHHVEANKVNFVAAIDVYEDGEAGLLLCYNYVCQYRKVYPFNGGSPLIQPSAYDFQFSWNQVPYAVVCAFPYILAFTTDSIEIRLVVNGNLVHTAVVPELQLVASRSDIYFKAAAAVSGSSDSSSKEMSSRSPPQTPAAHEMPESPLSALEGEIPCKNLYKIPLSNLVGRSIERPLKSPLAPKVITTPTPTGIAPLPVTHSLSLSRMEIKEIASRTRKELLGLLDEPIPKTESAQKQKKAPRRQSDPKQGAVRSTSSDSNICLSLCRIISSSFESFSEGRHLSTSSDPDTLANREESSPSSCPFQPISLYDEDFIDLK, encoded by the exons CTCTGTCTCTGAAGATCTGGGTTGCAGACGTGGAGAGTTTAGCAGAAAGCATTACGGATCTGTGGAGCTT CTCATATCTAGTGATGCTGATGGAGCCATTCAAAGAGCTGGGCGGTTCCGTGTGGAAAATGGCTCCTCTGGTGAG AACACAGACTACACTCCAGGTACTTGGCACAGAACAGACGTGCATTTGGAAAACCCAGAGTATCACACAAGATGGTACTACAAGTATTTTTTAGGGAAAG TTCACCAGAATTACATAGGTACAGATGCAGAGAAGaaccctttctttctctctgttgtaCTGTCTGACCAAAATAATCAGCGTGTTCCTCAGTACCATTCAATACTTTGGAGAAAAACa ggTACTCAGAAAATATGTCTCCCTTACAGTCCCACAAAGACTTTATCAGTGAAATCCATATTAAG TGCTATGAGTCTTGACAAATTTGAGAAGGGCCCAAGGGAAATTTTTCATCCTGAGATACAAAAG GATTTATTGGTTCTTGAAGAGCAAGAGGTAAAT gGATCTGTGAATTTTAAGTTTGGAGTCCTTTATGCTAAGGATGGGCAGCTTACAGATGATGAAATGTTCAGCAATG AAACTGGAAGTGAAAGCTTTCAAAGATTTTTGCATCTCTTGGGTGACACAATTCCTTTGAAAGGCTGGACAGGCTACAGAGGAGGACTGGACACTAGAA ATGATACAACAGGAACCAGTTCCATCTATACAGTTTTTCAAGGTCATGAAATTATGTTCCATGTTTCAACCATGTTACCATATTCTAGAGAGAACAAGCAGCAG gtagAAAGGAAGCGACACATTGGGAACGACATCGTCACTATTGTGTTTCAGGAGGGCGAAGACTCTTCTCCAGCATTCAAGCCATCCATGATTCGCTCTCATTTTACAC ATATTTTTGCCTTAGTGAGATATAATAAGCAGAATGATAGTTACAG gctgaaaatattttcagaagaaaGTGTTCCTCTGTTTGGGCCTCCCCTTCCATCTCCACCTGTGTTTACAAATCACCAGGAATTCAGGGATTTTGTCTTAGTCAAAT TAATAAATGGGGAAAAAGCCACCTTGGAAACCCCAACTTTTGCTCAGAAACGTCAGCGCACCCTGGACATGCTGATCCGCTCTTTGTACCAAGACCTGATGCCTGATCTCCACAGG AACATGCTCAATAGAAGGTCCTTCAGTGACGTGTTACCAGAGTCCCCAAAGTCAACACggaaaaaagaggaagctcGGCAGGCAGAGTTTGTGCGGCTTGGTCAG GCATTGAAATTGAAAACCACTGTGAAAGGGGATGCCACAGCTAACTTGGCAACCACGAGCTTTTGTAAAAAGGAG CCTTGGGAATCTCAATCTTTCTGCAGTAATTTTCCTCATGAGGTTGTCTGTGCAGATTCCTGGGGCCAGTCCTTGCTGGTTTCTACAGATGTTGGCATCTTGTTAATAGATG atggTCAACCATCAGTGCAAGTATTTGATAAAACTCTCCAAATAAAGCAGATGCATGTGTTGGAGACTCTGAATCTTTTGATTGCTCGAACAGACAGAG gGAAAGACTCTCGTGTCCTTGTCTTCAGGCTCAGTGTTGTCCAAAAAGATAtagaaacaaagcaaattatAAGAAGCAAATACGACTGCAGAGAAAATAAACTGGAGAGAACAAAAG GCTGTCATTTGTATGCCATTAATACTCACCATGGCAGTGAACTGAGGATTGTTGTGGCCATTCGGAACAAGCTGCTTCTCGTCACAAAGAAGTACAACCCATGCACCAgttcagccagcagctctctgctgtcctCCTCTGAATCTCCAGTGGAGGAGTTCCAGTACATCCGG GAAATATGCCTTTCTGACCCTCCAGTGGTGATGACACTGGTGGATGGACCTACTGGAGACAGTGACAACATGATCTGTGTAGCGTATCGGCACCAGTTTGATTTGGTTAATGAGAGTACTGGGGAGTCCTACCGACTGCATCATGTTGAAGCAAACAAG GTTAACTTTGTTGCAGCTATTGATGTCTATGAAGATGGTGAAGCTGGTCTTCTGTTGTGTTATAACT ATGTTTGCCAATACAGAAAGGTTTATCCTTTCAATGGAGGCTCTCCACTGATCCAGCCATCAGCTTATGACTTCCAGTTCAGCTGGAATCAAGTTCCTTATGCTGTTG TCTGTGCTTTCCCTTACATCCTTGCCTTCACTACGGATTCCATTGAGATCCGGTTAGTGGTGAATGGAAACCTGGTCCACACAGCAGTTGTGCCTGAGCTTCAACTTGTAGCATCAAGG tcagatatttattttaaagccgCTGCTGCTGTAAGTGGATCATCTGACAGCAGCTCTAAGGAAATGAGTTCAAGGAGTCCTCCTCAAACACCGGCAGCTCATGAAATGCCAGAATCTCCTCTTTCTGCTCTAGAAG gTGAAATTCCATGCAAAAACCTGTACAAAATTCCTCTCAGTAATCTGGTTGGGCGAAGCATTGAGCGACCTCTGAAGTCACCTTTGGCTCCCAAGGTCATCACTACTCCAACACCCACTGGCATTGCCCCTCTTCCAGTTACTCACTCACTGTCCTTATCTCGAATGGAAATTAAAGAAATTGCAAGCAGAACACGTAAAGAATTGCTGG gCCTGTTGGATGAGCCTATACCCAAGACAGAAAgtgcacagaagcagaaaaaggctCCTCGAAGACAGTCAGACCCCAAGCAGGGAGCAGTAAGATCAACCAGTAGTGACAG TAAcatttgtctttctctttgcagGATAATCTCAAGCTCCTTTGAAAGCTTTTCTGAAGGACGTCATCTTTCCACTAGTTCAGATCCCGATACTTTGGCAAACAGGGAGGAGAGCTCACCATCCAGCTGTCCATTTCAGCCCATTTCTTTATATGATGAAGACTTCATTGACTTGAAGtga